From Carya illinoinensis cultivar Pawnee chromosome 5, C.illinoinensisPawnee_v1, whole genome shotgun sequence, one genomic window encodes:
- the LOC122311646 gene encoding L-ascorbate oxidase homolog, with protein MLPKQAGLFALRLCAIFLALSIVTAEDPYRFFNWNVTYGDIYPLGVRQQGILINGQFPGPEIYSVTNDNLIINVHNSLPEPFLLSWNGVQQRKNSYQDGVYGTTCPIPPGKNFTYTLQMKDQIGSFFYFPSLAFHKAAGGFGPIKVLSRPRIPVPFPEPAGDYSLLIGDWYKTNHTKLKAILDRGHRLPFPDGILINGQGPNGTSFTVEQGKTYRLRISNVGLQHSLNFRIQGHKMKLVEVEGTHTVQTTYSELDIHVGQSYSVLITADQPAQDYFVAVSTRFTKPVLTTTATLHYSNSKRPVSGLIPGGPTSEIDWSLNQARSIRTNLTASGPRPNPQGSYHYGLINITRSIKLESSAAQVDKKQRYAVNSVSFVPADTPLKIADYFDIDGVFRVGSISDNPTGKKMYLDTSVMGADFRAFVEIVFQNHEDIVQSWHIDGYSFWVVGMDGGVWTPASRNQYNLRDAVSRCTTQVYPKSWTAIYMALDNVGMWNVRTEFWARQYLGQQFYLRVYSPVKSLRDEYPIPVNALLCGRAVGRQTRPL; from the exons ATGCTGCCAAAACAAGCAGGACTTTTTGCATTGCGGTTGTGTGCCATTTTTCTGGCTTTGAGCATCGTAACTGCCGAAGATCCTTACAGGTTCTTCAACTGGAATGTTACCTATGGAGATATATATCCCCTCGGCGTTCGTCAACAG GGAATTCTTATAAATGGACAGTTTCCGGGGCCCGAGATATACTCTGTTACCAATGACAACTTGATCATAAATGTGCACAACAGTTTGCCAGAACCTTTCCTCTTATCATG GAATGGGGTTCAGCAGAGGAAGAATTCTTACCAGGATGGAGTGTATGGAACCACATGCCCCATCCCTCCAGGCAAGAACTTCACTTACACACTACAGATGAAAGATCAGATCGGCAGCTTCTTCTACTTCCCATCACTTGCATTCCACAAGGCAGCTGGTGGCTTTGGACCCATCAAAGTCCTCAGCAGGCCTAGAATTCCCGTCCCATTCCCGGAACCCGCGGGAGATTACTCACTTCTCATTGGAGATTGGTACAAGACTAATCACACG AAATTGAAGGCTATCTTGGACCGCGGTCATAGGCTTCCTTTCCCTGATGGTATTCTAATCAATGGTCAGGGACCAAATGGTACATCTTTCACTGTTGAACAAG GAAAAACGTACAGACTTAGGATATCGAATGTGGGTCTTCAACATTCACTCAACTTCAGAATTCAGGGCCACAAGATGAAGCTTGTTGAAGTTGAGGGCACCCACACGGTCCAAACCACCTATTCAGAGCTTGACATCCATGTCGGCCAATCTTACTCAGTCCTAATCACAGCAGATCAGCCAGCTCAGGACTACTTCGTTGCAGTCTCTACCCGGTTCACCAAACCAGTACTCACTACTACAGCCACACTTCACTATAGCAACTCCAAACGTCCAGTTTCTGGCCTGATTCCCGGTGGACCAACCTCCGAAATTGATTGGTCTCTTAATCAGGCTCGTTCCATCAG GACTAACCTTACTGCAAGTGGACCAAGACCAAACCCACAGGGCTCATACCACTATGGTCTAATCAACATAACGAGGAGTATCAAGCTAGAGAGCTCTGCTGCTCAAGTTGATAAGAAGCAAAGATATGCAGTCAATAGCGTATCTTTTGTCCCTGCTGACACACCACTCAAGATTGCAGACTACTTCGACATCGATGGTGTTTTTCGTGTTGGAAGCATCTCCGATAATCCTACTGGAAAAAAGATGTACCTTGACACATCAGTCATGGGAGCCGACTTTAGAGCCTTTGTTGAGATCGTGTTCCAGAACCATGAGGACATAGTTCAGAGCTGGCACATCGATGGATACTCATTCTGGGTGGTTGG AATGGATGGAGGAGTGTGGACGCCAGCAAGTAGAAACCAGTACAATCTAAGAGATGCAGTTTCACGTTGCACCACACAG GTGTATCCCAAGTCGTGGACTGCTATTTACATGGCACTTGATAACGTGGGAATGTGGAATGTGAGAACCGAGTTTTGGGCACGCCAGTACCTTGGACAGCAATTTTATCTGCGCGTATACTCACCAGTGAAATCCCTCAGAGATGAATACCCCATTCCAGTGAATGCCCTTCTCTGCGGCAGGGCTGTAGGCAGACAAACAAGACCActttaa
- the LOC122311669 gene encoding coiled-coil domain-containing protein 124: MPKKMGVNSKAEAARARKSATESERKDREAREKEERYWREAEGAKSRAAKKREEEAEKRAEASARKAEARRLAEMEEKELEKAGKKPDKKANRVSIPVPKMTEVELRRRREEEEAELRRKSEEAKKRQNRTAAEEEYERMVLVTNTNRDESIIEARTVEDAIAHMTVADSLPVDRHPERRLKASFKAFEEAELPKLKEEKPGLTHNQYKDMIWKLWKKSPDNPLNQIAE, encoded by the exons ATGCCGAAGAAGATGGGCGTCAACAGCAAAGCCGAGGCGGCTAGGGCTCGCAAGAGCGCCACCGAATCTGAGCGCAAGGACCGGGAGGCAAGGGAGAAGGAGGAGCGGTACTGGCGCGAAGCCGAGGGGGCCAAGTCGCGCGCCGCCAAGAAGCGCGAGGAGGAGGCCGAGAAGCGAGCCGAGGCCTCTGCTCGGAAAGCCGAGGCCCGCCGCCTGGCCGAGATGGAGGAGAAGGAGCTCGAGAAGGCTGGCAAGAAGCCCGACAAGAAGGCGAACCGGGTCTCTATCCCAGTCCCCAAGATGACCGAGGTAGAGCTGAGGCGTCGGCGCGAGGAGGAGGAAGCCGAGCTCCGAAGGAAGTCTGAAGAGGCCAAAAAGCGGCAGAACCGGACCGCAGCGGAGGAGGAGTACGAAAGGATGGTGCTGGTAACGAATACGAATCGCGACGAATCGATAATTGAGGCGAGGACCGTGGAGGATGCGATCGCACATATGACCGTCGCTGATAGTTTGCCGGTTGATCGCCACCCGGAGAGGCGGCTCAAAGCCTCGTTTAAG GCCTTTGAGGAAGCTGAGCTCCCCAAACTGAAGGAAGAGAAACCGGGCCTTACTCACAATCAATACAAGGACATGATATGGAAGCTATGGAAGAAATCTCCAGACAATCCTCTTAACCAG ATTGCTGAATGA
- the LOC122311256 gene encoding signal recognition particle 43 kDa protein, chloroplastic: protein MDALTLNQSLSRFKLPTIPSSFPSQQHITLKPSYCTNRSFIVFAIQNQDSQKTLARNTNEDESYGEVNKIIGSRALEGGTGMEYLIEWKDGHSPSWVPSDFIAKDVVAEYETPWWTAAKKADEAAFQRLISAEEDLRDVDAVDPDGRTALIFVAGLGSEPCVKLLAEAGANIDHRDNSGGLTALHMAAGYVQPGVVKQLLELGADPEVEDDKRRMPLDLAKEILRVTPKGNPVQFARRLALERVIRVLEEAVFEYAEVEEIMEKRGKGDNLEYLVKWKDGGDNEWVKAGLIGEDLVRDYEAGLEYAVAEGVVGKRVGDDGKMEYLVKWTDMEDATWEPEENVDSDLIKEFEEAKTQAQA from the coding sequence ATGGACGCTCTAACCCTCAACCAATCTCTCTCCAGATTCAAACTCCCCACCATCCCTTCTTCATTTCCTTCCCAACAACATATCACCCTCAAACCTAGCTACTGCACTAATCGTAGCTTCATTGTGTTTGCCATCCAAAACCAAGATTCCCAGAAAACTCTTGCCAGAAATACCAACGAGGACGAGTCCTATGGCGAAGTCAACAAAATCATTGGTAGCAGAGCATTGGAAGGTGGCACCGGGATGGAGTACTTGATCGAGTGGAAAGATGGGCATTCCCCATCATGGGTCCCCTCCGATTTCATAGCCAAAGATGTGGTGGCCGAGTACGAGACTCCCTGGTGGACCGCTGCCAAGAAAGCCGATGAGGCGGCCTTCCAACGGCTCATCTCCGCCGAGGAAGACCTGCGAGACGTGGATGCAGTGGACCCAGACGGACGCACCGCGCTTATTTTCGTCGCCGGGCTCGGCTCTGAGCCGTGCGTGAAGCTCCTGGCCGAAGCCGGCGCGAACATCGACCATCGCGACAACAGCGGCGGCTTGACGGCTCTTCACATGGCGGCCGGGTACGTTCAGCCCGGCGTGGTGAAGCAGTTACTGGAGCTCGGAGCGGATCCGGAGGTCGAAGACGATAAGAGACGTATGCCGTTGGATTTGGCGAAGGAGATATTGAGGGTGACGCCGAAAGGGAACCCAGTCCAATTTGCTCGGAGATTGGCACTGGAGAGGGTGATTAGAGTGTTGGAGGAGGCAGTGTTCGAGTACGCGGAGGTTGAGGAGATCATGGAGAAGAGGGGGAAGGGAGATAATTTGGAGTATTTGGTGAAATGGAAGGACGGTGGAGATAACGAGTGGGTCAAAGCTGGTCTGATCGGGGAGGACCTGGTGAGGGACTACGAGGCCGGTCTCGAATACGCAGTAGCCGAGGGAGTGGTGGGGAAGAGAGTTGGGGATGATGGGAAAATGGAGTATTTGGTAAAATGGACGGATATGGAGGACGCCACGTGGGAACCCGAGGAGAATGTTGATTCTGATCTGATCAAAGAGTTCGAGGAGGCCAAGACTCAGGCCCAGGCCTAA